From the Spirochaetota bacterium genome, the window GCATGATACGCCCCGGGCGCAGCGTCATTTTTTTCTTGCCGTTGACGGCGAGCGCTCGTGCCGTGCCGTGAACGACGAAGGTTATCCCGACGGGGAGCGATGCCCCGCTCTTTTCGATGCGTATCGCAAGCGTCGTTCCTGCGCGTTTCGCCTCAATATCGACATGTGTTTCGCCCCCGCGGCGGTATGCGAAGGTCTCGCCGTCGTCTATCGTGTAACGCACCGACGCTTTCTTTTCCGTACGGAGGAATATATGCGCCTCAACGTTCGCCAGATCGTTCCTGTTCGTCGTACGCTCGCCTTCCTGCATCATGACAATGGAGCCGTCCGCGGCAAAGAGCGGTGTCGCGTCGAGCTTTGAGATATATGCGCGCCGTTTCCCGCCGGCTATCCAGAGCCCGGTCGAAAGATCGTACCACATGCTGTCGGGAAATGTGATATCGCGCTTTTCTGCGCCTTCCGCGACGACAGGCGCATGCATGAGCGAAGGCCCGGCCATGAATTGATCGTCGATATGCGAGAGCGAATTCCCCGCCGTGTCGGCGAATTCGTACATGAGCGCTCGGAGCATCGGGCGTCCGCTCTCTTCCTGCTCGATGAAAAGATTATAAAGATACGGGAGCATCTTGTAGCGAAGACGGATGAATTTCGCTATCACGGCGGCGGACACCTTCGGGAAACACCAGGGCTCCTGATGCGGCGCGTCGATTATCGCGTGATTGCGGAAGAACGGAAAAAGGAAACCCGCTTTGTACCATTTGCGTGCGAGCTCATCGGTGGGCGTTCCTCCGAAGCCGGGCACGTCGGGGCCGTTGAACGGTATTCCCGAGAGCGAGAGATTAAGCGTAACCTCTATCGATTTTTTCAGGTGATGGAAATTGCTGTAATTATCGCCCGTCCATATGGCGGAAAATCGGCTCGTGCTGATGAAACCGCTCCGCGAGATGAGGAACGGGCGCACGCCGGGGTTCGCTTTGAGAAAACCGTCGCGCGTAGCCATCGCCATGCCGAGCGCATATTGATTGTGATAGCTTTCATGCGGGAGTGTTCCGCCGTCAAAGCGCATGTCGGAAAGTTCGCTTCTCCCCGTCGATGGATCGTTCATATCTATCCATGCGCCGTGTATGCCGCTTTCGGCGAACGCCTTCACCCGTCGCGCCCACCAGTCACGCGATGCCGGGAGCGAAAAATCCGGGAATACGGTCGCGCCGGGCCAGACGAAACCGACGTATGGTTCACCCTCGGCCGTTTTGCAGAATACATCATGCTTCATGCCGTCATCGTACACGGCGTATCCCGCCTCGCGCTTCACACCGGGGTCGATGATGGGAACGACATGGCCGCCCGCCTCGGTAAGCTCATCGATCTGCCGTTTCGGCTCGGAGAAATGATCCTTGTTGAACGTGAACACGCGGTAGCCGTCCATATAATCGATATCGAGCCAGAGACCGTCATTGGGGATGTTCTCTTTCTGAAAGCGCGCGCGAATGCCCGCAAGGTCCTTATGCGAGCGATACCCCCACTTGCACTGCTGATGACCGAGCGCCCAGAGCGGCGGCCGCGGCGTTACGCCGATGAGGCGCTGGAGTG encodes:
- a CDS encoding glycoside hydrolase family 31 protein, which produces MYFHKYHAPQNFKAAADTALSLVELRGGVYRLTASSPRWTANHSQAVLSPEELDRETKASCTLTGNSLSLTLNGKKFIESDARAPFGVSGAAWMMSFIYESDMLFYGQGEKNNGFEKTGSFTKFWNTDVWGDFTPEQYRNGVTDPMYVSVPYLLIKRGNTYAGMLINDPYSVFMTLNAKLDWLPDGEKSGIVIGASDGMPDIYIIPGPSLDDVTTTLQRLIGVTPRPPLWALGHQQCKWGYRSHKDLAGIRARFQKENIPNDGLWLDIDYMDGYRVFTFNKDHFSEPKRQIDELTEAGGHVVPIIDPGVKREAGYAVYDDGMKHDVFCKTAEGEPYVGFVWPGATVFPDFSLPASRDWWARRVKAFAESGIHGAWIDMNDPSTGRSELSDMRFDGGTLPHESYHNQYALGMAMATRDGFLKANPGVRPFLISRSGFISTSRFSAIWTGDNYSNFHHLKKSIEVTLNLSLSGIPFNGPDVPGFGGTPTDELARKWYKAGFLFPFFRNHAIIDAPHQEPWCFPKVSAAVIAKFIRLRYKMLPYLYNLFIEQEESGRPMLRALMYEFADTAGNSLSHIDDQFMAGPSLMHAPVVAEGAEKRDITFPDSMWYDLSTGLWIAGGKRRAYISKLDATPLFAADGSIVMMQEGERTTNRNDLANVEAHIFLRTEKKASVRYTIDDGETFAYRRGGETHVDIEAKRAGTTLAIRIEKSGASLPVGITFVVHGTARALAVNGKKKMTLRPGRIMLAGKPLPVKVSARYEF